A DNA window from Pirellulales bacterium contains the following coding sequences:
- a CDS encoding sigma-54-dependent Fis family transcriptional regulator, with translation MTAPPPQILAVIDDDPAVARLLRGMLDPQSAVVCSANTGAAGLDLVRSRRPGAVLLDAILPDLRGVDVLRHIADVDPLVPVLFVQARTSGAMTIEAAKSGAFDFLTKPLDRDIVRAAVARAFQYRDNASPEEDRAEAPWSDSGDEALVGQSAAMLEAFKSIGRFAGHDDPVLIQGEPGTGKEAFARALHEHRAAPGGEFLTLHCPAYAEERLHEELFGRDGEGGLWRQGQGGTLVIQEVGSLPLSIQTAVVDRLQAKSRIDASDVPPRIVATASVSLDPLVPQGAFRSDLYYQLAACMVRLPALRDRVVDLEALARSFLAESATSEGADFVLAGDAVELLRGEPWPGNLDELRSVLRRAVAEAPGRVLDAEVVRAALCVRPRTAAALSRDSDESFVTNWRRFVDERLSLGTAELHSECLAEAERKLLARLLEHTSGNQAQAARVLGISRASLRKKIRALGVPLPG, from the coding sequence GTGACCGCTCCCCCCCCGCAAATCCTGGCCGTCATTGACGACGATCCGGCGGTGGCGCGCCTGCTTCGCGGCATGCTCGACCCGCAATCCGCCGTCGTTTGTTCGGCCAACACGGGCGCCGCGGGGCTCGACTTGGTTCGCTCGCGACGGCCCGGGGCCGTGCTGCTCGACGCGATCCTTCCCGACCTCCGCGGGGTCGACGTGCTGCGGCACATTGCCGATGTCGACCCGTTGGTTCCGGTGTTGTTCGTCCAAGCCCGCACAAGCGGCGCGATGACGATCGAGGCTGCAAAATCCGGGGCGTTCGACTTTCTCACCAAACCGTTGGACCGCGACATCGTCCGCGCGGCGGTCGCCCGGGCGTTTCAGTATCGCGACAACGCCTCGCCCGAGGAGGACCGCGCCGAGGCCCCGTGGAGCGACTCGGGCGACGAGGCGCTCGTGGGGCAGTCGGCGGCGATGCTTGAGGCCTTCAAATCGATCGGTCGCTTCGCCGGACACGATGATCCCGTGCTGATTCAAGGCGAGCCAGGAACTGGCAAGGAAGCTTTCGCTCGCGCCCTGCATGAACATCGCGCGGCCCCTGGCGGCGAGTTTCTCACGCTCCACTGTCCGGCCTATGCGGAGGAGCGGTTGCACGAAGAACTTTTCGGCCGCGACGGCGAAGGGGGGCTATGGCGCCAGGGGCAGGGGGGCACTCTGGTGATCCAGGAAGTCGGCTCGTTGCCATTGTCGATTCAGACGGCCGTGGTCGATCGCCTGCAAGCCAAATCAAGGATCGACGCCTCCGACGTACCTCCGCGGATCGTCGCGACGGCGAGCGTCTCGCTCGACCCGCTAGTGCCGCAGGGAGCATTTCGCTCGGATCTGTATTACCAACTTGCCGCGTGCATGGTGCGTTTGCCCGCGCTGCGCGACCGGGTCGTCGATCTGGAGGCCCTGGCCCGATCGTTCCTTGCCGAGTCGGCGACGAGCGAGGGGGCCGACTTCGTACTGGCCGGGGACGCCGTAGAACTGCTGCGCGGCGAGCCGTGGCCCGGCAATCTTGACGAACTGCGAAGCGTGCTGCGGCGCGCTGTCGCGGAGGCGCCGGGGCGAGTGCTCGACGCCGAGGTCGTCCGCGCCGCACTGTGCGTCCGACCCCGAACCGCAGCCGCCCTGTCGCGAGACTCCGACGAGTCGTTCGTCACGAATTGGCGTCGCTTCGTCGACGAACGGCTCTCGCTCGGCACCGCGGAGCTCCACTCCGAGTGCCTCGCCGAAGCCGAGCGCAAGCTTCTCGCTCGGTTGCTGGAGCACACGAGCGGCAACCAGGCGCAAGCGGCGCGCGTGCTTGGCATCTCGCGGGCGAGCTTGCGGAAGAAGATCCGGGCGCTCGGCGTGCCGCTCCCCGGTTAA
- a CDS encoding ammonia-forming cytochrome c nitrite reductase subunit c552 — protein MSTQRSRSVWLLAAVAALSGAACFLIAYVLTTIFEHKQEARTPVVRVVEITDDDDDPELWGRNFPQQYDDYRKTADMVHTTYGGSEAIPRVPTEADPRRVVSASKLDAIPQLRRMWAGYAFSKDFREERGHAYMLEDQLYTERQKVGQPGACVNCHASTYTAMKTLGEGDLLAGFDKLNSLPYSDAKEHVSHPVGCIDCHDAETMALRITRPAFMEGIAAAKKHEGIDNYDVNTMASRQEMRTYVCAQCHVEYYFKGDKKRLTYPWANGLTVDGAYEYYEDEGFTDWVHAETGAPMLKAQHPEFELWSQGIHARSGVTCADCHMPYKRVGATKVSDHHVRSPLINPNNSCGTCHKLSDEELVARAESIQGRHRRSVEHALDALVELIDEIKAAKEAGFEDDQLAEARQWQRRASFYVDYVEAENSSGFHAGQEAARILADSINYSRMGQNSLKKRWLEVAKPGDNDAPEKSPAGDEAADAKADSPTKSAAIRPTDSPAIAVGGG, from the coding sequence ATGTCCACTCAGCGTTCGCGTTCAGTCTGGCTGCTCGCCGCGGTCGCGGCCCTGTCCGGGGCGGCGTGCTTCCTCATCGCCTACGTGCTGACGACGATCTTCGAACACAAGCAGGAGGCTCGCACCCCGGTCGTGCGGGTCGTCGAGATCACCGACGACGACGACGATCCGGAACTTTGGGGCCGGAACTTCCCGCAGCAGTACGACGACTACCGCAAGACCGCCGACATGGTCCACACGACCTACGGAGGCAGCGAGGCGATCCCCCGCGTCCCGACCGAGGCCGACCCGCGCCGCGTCGTCTCGGCGAGCAAGCTCGACGCCATCCCGCAACTGCGACGAATGTGGGCCGGGTACGCCTTCAGCAAGGATTTTCGCGAGGAGCGCGGCCACGCCTACATGCTCGAAGACCAGCTCTACACCGAGCGTCAAAAAGTCGGCCAGCCGGGGGCCTGCGTCAACTGCCACGCTTCCACTTACACGGCCATGAAGACGCTTGGCGAGGGGGACCTTCTCGCCGGGTTCGACAAACTGAACTCGCTCCCCTACTCCGACGCGAAAGAGCACGTCTCGCATCCGGTGGGCTGCATCGACTGCCACGACGCCGAGACGATGGCCTTGCGCATCACCCGGCCCGCGTTCATGGAAGGGATCGCCGCAGCGAAGAAGCACGAAGGGATCGACAATTACGACGTGAACACAATGGCCTCGCGGCAAGAGATGCGCACCTACGTCTGCGCCCAGTGCCACGTCGAGTATTACTTCAAAGGGGACAAGAAGCGGCTGACCTATCCGTGGGCGAACGGGCTGACGGTCGACGGGGCGTATGAGTACTACGAAGACGAGGGCTTCACCGACTGGGTCCACGCCGAGACCGGGGCGCCGATGCTCAAAGCCCAGCATCCCGAGTTTGAACTCTGGTCGCAGGGAATTCACGCCCGGTCGGGCGTGACCTGCGCCGACTGCCACATGCCTTACAAACGGGTCGGCGCCACCAAGGTCAGCGATCACCACGTCCGCAGCCCGCTGATCAATCCCAACAATTCCTGCGGCACGTGTCATAAGCTCAGCGATGAGGAGCTCGTCGCTCGCGCCGAATCGATTCAAGGTCGCCATCGTCGGAGCGTGGAACACGCACTGGACGCCCTCGTGGAACTCATCGACGAGATCAAGGCCGCCAAGGAGGCCGGCTTCGAGGACGACCAGCTCGCCGAGGCCCGGCAATGGCAGCGGCGGGCCAGTTTCTACGTCGACTACGTCGAGGCCGAGAACTCCTCCGGGTTCCACGCGGGTCAGGAAGCGGCGCGGATCCTGGCGGACTCGATCAACTACTCGCGCATGGGTCAGAACTCCCTCAAGAAGCGGTGGCTGGAAGTCGCGAAGCCCGGCGACAACGACGCCCCCGAAAAATCGCCGGCAGGGGACGAGGCGGCCGATGCGAAGGCCGACTCGCCGACCAAGTCGGCCGCGATTCGGCCGACGGACTCGCCAGCGATCGCGGTCGGCGGGGGTTAA
- the nrfH gene encoding cytochrome c nitrite reductase small subunit, translated as MTTPREPQPLGKARLLALLACILAGGAAGVGLFTFGYADGASYLTNDPQACANCHVMQPHLDAWVKSSHGKFAVCNDCHAPRTSYAAKYYCKARNGFFHSLAFTTGGFPDEIQMHAYNRGVVEANCRSCHAELTHAIDPDPKPGGAIESTSCLHCHRTVGHDT; from the coding sequence ATGACGACGCCGCGCGAACCGCAACCGCTGGGCAAGGCGCGCCTGTTGGCGCTGCTGGCGTGCATTCTGGCCGGGGGGGCCGCGGGGGTCGGGCTGTTCACCTTCGGCTATGCCGACGGCGCGTCGTATCTCACCAACGATCCCCAGGCGTGTGCAAATTGCCACGTCATGCAGCCCCACCTCGACGCGTGGGTGAAGTCGTCGCACGGCAAATTCGCCGTCTGCAACGATTGCCACGCCCCCCGGACGAGCTACGCCGCCAAGTACTATTGCAAAGCTCGGAACGGGTTTTTTCACTCGCTGGCGTTCACGACCGGCGGATTCCCCGACGAGATCCAGATGCACGCCTACAACCGCGGCGTGGTCGAGGCGAACTGCCGCAGTTGCCATGCCGAGTTGACTCACGCGATCGACCCCGACCCGAAGCCCGGCGGAGCGATCGAATCGACGTCTTGCTTGCACTGTCATCGCACTGTCGGCCACGACACGTAA
- a CDS encoding PQQ-like beta-propeller repeat protein, which translates to MSRIVVFLTLVAGAGSLAGCGERVAPLPRESSQPVTANPAPAAASPEAAPIGEGSAPVAYVVARTADLPGPTALTPEDWPQYRGAARDGVSQAAALADSWPEGGPRVLWHVPVGQGYSSPAVVAGNVYFNDYDEARNVWMVRRLGLDDGAEAWRYEVPKRIRPNHAITRTAPATDGGFVFAIDPKCELHCLDARDGSLIWKRFFPAAYDSQIPPWYNGQCPLLDGERLIVAPGGRVLMTALDKGSGEPVWETPNPGGHQMSHGSIMPLEVEGVRQYAYLTLKGLVGVDAGDGRLLWEFPWQFNTAVPTTPLPLGDGKLLLTSGYHARTVVCQVRRGADGWSAEEVVSLPPPTGGWNSEVHTPILHRGFVFGVGKKQRGLWTCLDLQGKELWTSRGKAAFGMGGYLLADGKFFLLEDRTGLVRMLDAGSDEYRELARAQVLEGPDVWAPPVISHGKLLIRDLKKLVCLDIAAGANAAAVASRSAKIEAKP; encoded by the coding sequence ATGTCTCGCATTGTCGTCTTCTTGACCTTGGTTGCCGGCGCGGGATCGCTGGCGGGTTGCGGCGAGCGGGTCGCCCCGTTGCCGCGTGAGTCGAGTCAGCCCGTCACGGCGAATCCCGCCCCAGCGGCGGCCTCGCCCGAAGCCGCTCCGATCGGCGAGGGCTCGGCTCCCGTCGCGTACGTCGTCGCGCGCACTGCCGATTTGCCCGGGCCGACGGCGCTCACCCCGGAAGATTGGCCGCAGTACCGCGGCGCAGCACGGGACGGCGTCTCGCAGGCGGCCGCGCTGGCCGACTCCTGGCCGGAGGGGGGGCCGCGCGTTCTGTGGCATGTTCCCGTCGGACAGGGTTACTCCTCCCCGGCCGTCGTCGCGGGGAACGTCTACTTCAACGACTACGATGAAGCGCGCAACGTGTGGATGGTCCGTCGGCTCGGGCTTGACGATGGCGCCGAGGCTTGGCGGTACGAGGTTCCCAAGCGGATTCGCCCCAACCACGCGATCACGCGGACGGCCCCCGCAACCGACGGCGGGTTTGTCTTTGCGATCGATCCCAAGTGCGAGCTCCATTGTCTCGACGCTCGCGACGGCAGTCTGATTTGGAAGCGGTTCTTCCCCGCGGCGTATGATTCGCAGATTCCTCCCTGGTACAACGGCCAATGCCCGCTCTTGGACGGCGAGCGTCTGATCGTCGCCCCTGGCGGCCGCGTGCTCATGACGGCGCTCGACAAAGGGTCGGGCGAACCGGTTTGGGAAACCCCGAACCCCGGCGGCCATCAAATGTCGCATGGCTCGATCATGCCGCTGGAGGTCGAAGGCGTGCGACAGTACGCCTATCTCACGCTCAAGGGGCTCGTCGGGGTCGACGCGGGCGATGGCCGATTGTTGTGGGAATTCCCGTGGCAGTTCAACACCGCCGTGCCCACGACCCCGCTGCCGTTGGGGGACGGCAAACTGCTGCTCACCAGCGGGTATCACGCCCGCACCGTCGTGTGCCAGGTGCGCCGCGGCGCGGACGGATGGTCGGCCGAGGAGGTCGTCAGCCTGCCGCCGCCGACAGGGGGGTGGAACTCGGAGGTCCACACGCCGATCCTTCATCGCGGTTTCGTCTTCGGCGTCGGCAAGAAACAGCGCGGGCTGTGGACTTGTCTTGATCTTCAAGGGAAAGAACTGTGGACTAGCCGCGGCAAAGCGGCCTTTGGCATGGGGGGCTATCTGCTGGCGGACGGCAAGTTCTTCTTGCTCGAGGATCGCACCGGCCTGGTCCGCATGCTCGACGCGGGAAGCGACGAATACCGCGAACTGGCCCGTGCCCAGGTCCTCGAAGGGCCGGACGTCTGGGCTCCGCCTGTGATTTCGCACGGCAAATTGCTGATTCGCGATTTGAAGAAACTGGTCTGTCTCGATATTGCCGCCGGTGCGAATGCCGCCGCGGTGGCGAGTCGCTCGGCCAAGATCGAAGCGAAGCCATGA
- a CDS encoding 4Fe-4S binding protein, which produces MSEFDETRRAFLHRTGQIACATALTGTGVLLGRRACRGDAWAIVPDRCVNIRLGVTGADEVCSVCADQCVLPLSAVRAVNEHDRCGRCCICPAYFDVRSQVGSDGLPTKKLCPRDAIRRTPIGEVDPYDPLNNFYEYTIDDERCNGCGRCVMECKDPAGLGSIRLEVRYDLCLRCNRCSIATHCPEDAYVRVGPQPAPAAALEGGHA; this is translated from the coding sequence ATGTCCGAATTTGACGAAACACGCCGGGCCTTTCTCCACCGCACGGGCCAGATTGCGTGTGCGACGGCGCTGACTGGGACCGGCGTGTTGTTGGGCCGGCGGGCGTGCCGCGGCGACGCCTGGGCGATCGTTCCCGACCGGTGCGTCAATATTCGCCTGGGAGTCACCGGCGCCGATGAGGTGTGCAGCGTATGCGCCGACCAGTGCGTGCTGCCGCTGTCGGCGGTGCGGGCGGTCAACGAGCACGATCGTTGCGGGCGGTGCTGCATTTGCCCCGCGTACTTTGACGTCCGCAGCCAGGTCGGGTCCGATGGTCTGCCCACGAAAAAGCTCTGCCCGCGCGATGCGATTCGCCGCACTCCGATCGGCGAAGTCGATCCGTACGATCCCCTCAACAACTTCTACGAGTACACGATCGACGACGAGCGCTGCAACGGCTGCGGCCGGTGCGTCATGGAGTGCAAGGACCCCGCGGGATTGGGATCGATCCGGCTTGAAGTGCGCTACGACTTGTGTTTGCGCTGCAATCGCTGCTCGATTGCGACCCATTGCCCGGAGGACGCCTACGTGCGCGTCGGGCCGCAGCCGGCGCCGGCCGCGGCGCTCGAAGGGGGGCATGCGTGA
- a CDS encoding 4Fe-4S binding protein: protein MLLTVRVGAAALILALASPGAMAVTAEEDYARQANVAPQPADIGAEYQVPPPQRVAPRAEWLYFLDLALLVAALVLSGCIAHRWRRRWMAVAVTLASLGYFGFYRQGCVCPIGSIQNVAASLAEPSLAVPLVVLAFFLLPLAAALVAGRIFCGGACPLGAIQDLMLLKPRQLPAAVDRWGGNLRYVYLVAAVAMAALPAASRDFVICRFDPFVGFFRLNGSAAMLGFGAGLLAVGTVVGRPYCRFLCPYGALLGVVARFAWKPVRITPDDELDCGLCVEACPFGAIRGMRAEAATCVACARCFAHCPRQQYAWGEIELYEIEQLATADKAPSAAQARPS from the coding sequence GTGCTGCTTACCGTGCGTGTCGGAGCGGCGGCGCTCATTCTTGCGCTCGCTTCGCCGGGCGCCATGGCCGTGACCGCCGAGGAGGATTACGCTAGGCAGGCCAACGTCGCGCCGCAACCGGCCGATATCGGCGCCGAATACCAAGTTCCCCCGCCGCAGCGCGTCGCCCCGCGGGCCGAGTGGTTGTACTTTCTCGACTTGGCCTTGCTCGTCGCGGCGCTGGTTCTCAGCGGATGCATCGCACACCGCTGGCGGCGGCGGTGGATGGCTGTCGCGGTCACGCTTGCATCGCTCGGTTACTTCGGCTTCTACCGCCAGGGATGCGTTTGCCCGATCGGTTCGATCCAGAACGTCGCAGCGTCGCTCGCCGAACCGAGTCTGGCCGTGCCGCTGGTGGTGCTGGCGTTCTTTCTGCTGCCGTTGGCTGCTGCACTGGTCGCGGGGAGGATCTTCTGCGGCGGGGCATGCCCGCTGGGGGCGATTCAGGATCTGATGCTGCTCAAGCCCCGTCAGCTTCCCGCGGCCGTCGACCGTTGGGGGGGCAATCTGCGCTACGTCTACCTAGTTGCGGCGGTCGCGATGGCCGCATTGCCGGCGGCGTCGCGCGACTTCGTCATTTGCCGGTTCGATCCGTTCGTCGGGTTCTTCCGCCTAAACGGATCGGCGGCCATGCTGGGGTTCGGCGCCGGGTTGTTGGCCGTCGGGACCGTCGTCGGTCGGCCCTATTGCCGTTTCCTCTGTCCGTACGGCGCGCTCTTGGGGGTCGTCGCCCGGTTCGCGTGGAAACCGGTTCGGATCACCCCCGACGACGAGTTGGACTGCGGACTGTGCGTCGAGGCGTGTCCGTTCGGCGCCATCCGCGGCATGCGGGCCGAGGCCGCGACTTGCGTCGCGTGCGCTCGGTGCTTCGCTCATTGCCCGCGTCAGCAGTACGCTTGGGGCGAGATCGAGTTGTACGAGATCGAGCAACTGGCGACCGCCGACAAAGCGCCCTCCGCGGCGCAGGCGAGGCCCTCATGA
- a CDS encoding NAD(P)H-dependent oxidoreductase subunit E, which translates to MSVSRYAGESRRRAALLGTGSVLAAAVAVWIWQRAADRIEATRYVDLLARAEDAARSDPAAVAPLDELVERRTVDSLARDRRQQAAGIVALAAAALGVALVRVRSRQKPAAPDAVYDVVTTRRAEDGSAAADQAAFAAAPDVSIAAPVDLTPLPALVERIGRESRQLIPLLHAINQHYRYLPPAALARLPQLTEASAAQVDGVASFYSQFRTRPRGERLVQVCVGTACHVAGADRVLDQFRHDLGIPADGDTDAAGRFTVETVGCLGCCTRAPVVQMDDRTAAYVQVEDVQQLVAAGQERTPCGNHCEPGSNGRCDGRESAQSPLEIRIGLGSCCVAGGSRDVMDALERELRVNRIRAVVKQVGCVGACHLTPLVEIRGAGAEPLAATRATVADVRRIVRALPTAAPWPLRAVRSFVDRGRRASADCAGTTNDSQCVISPLADDRIQSFTGPQVRIVTEHCGEMDPTSLTDYRRRDGFTALERRLAERSPTEIIAAVDASGLRGRGGGGFPTGRKWRTVAAAAGEKILVCNGDEGDPGAFMDRMVMESYPFRVLEGMAIAAYAVGAATAMIYVRHEYPLAVERLQHAVAEMTRAGLLGERIAGSDFSLAVEIVEGAGAFVCGEETALLESIMGRRGTPRYRPPYPAERGLWDRPTLVNNVETYANIPWIMRHGPDRFAALGTPTSKGTKVFSLAGKVRRGGLIEVPMGLTIRQVVEELGGGVRSGKRFKAVQIGGPSGGCIPASLAETPIDYEALRSVGAIMGSGGLVVMDDDDCMVDVARYFLEFTQRESCGHCTFCRLGTRRLLEILERICAGQGRPRDLDEIESLSAQVIAGSLCGLGKTAPNPVLTTLRYFRDEYEAHLAGRCPAGRCKGLIRYHVTRQCVGCTLCAQHCPVGAIPATPYRQHVIDADRCTRCDVCRTTCPEHAIEVLS; encoded by the coding sequence ATGAGCGTCTCGCGGTATGCCGGCGAAAGTCGGCGTCGAGCGGCGCTTCTCGGCACGGGCAGCGTGCTCGCGGCCGCGGTTGCCGTGTGGATTTGGCAGCGAGCGGCCGATCGGATCGAGGCGACCCGATACGTCGATCTGCTCGCTCGCGCAGAGGATGCCGCGCGGAGCGATCCTGCCGCAGTGGCGCCTCTAGACGAACTCGTTGAGCGGCGGACGGTCGATTCGCTGGCTCGGGATCGACGCCAACAAGCCGCGGGGATCGTCGCGCTGGCGGCCGCGGCGCTCGGCGTCGCCCTTGTGCGAGTTCGTTCGCGGCAGAAGCCAGCGGCGCCTGACGCAGTGTACGACGTCGTGACGACGCGACGCGCGGAGGACGGATCTGCTGCAGCCGATCAAGCCGCGTTCGCTGCGGCGCCGGACGTCAGCATTGCTGCGCCGGTCGATCTGACGCCGCTCCCGGCTCTCGTTGAGCGCATCGGACGCGAATCGCGGCAACTCATTCCGCTGTTGCATGCGATCAACCAGCACTACCGTTACCTGCCCCCTGCGGCGCTTGCCCGATTGCCGCAGTTGACAGAAGCGTCGGCGGCCCAAGTCGACGGAGTCGCATCGTTTTATAGCCAGTTCCGCACGCGGCCGCGCGGCGAGAGACTTGTGCAGGTCTGCGTCGGCACGGCGTGCCACGTGGCGGGGGCCGACCGGGTCCTGGACCAATTTCGCCATGACTTGGGCATACCCGCCGACGGCGACACCGACGCCGCGGGTCGGTTCACCGTCGAGACCGTCGGTTGCCTCGGCTGCTGTACGCGGGCGCCAGTGGTTCAAATGGACGATCGCACGGCCGCCTATGTCCAGGTCGAGGACGTGCAGCAACTGGTCGCCGCGGGGCAGGAGAGAACGCCCTGCGGCAACCACTGCGAGCCTGGCTCCAACGGACGTTGCGACGGTCGCGAATCCGCGCAGTCTCCGCTGGAGATTCGCATCGGACTGGGGTCGTGCTGCGTCGCGGGGGGGAGTCGCGACGTGATGGACGCCCTCGAACGCGAGCTCCGCGTGAATCGCATTCGCGCCGTCGTCAAGCAAGTGGGCTGCGTAGGGGCGTGTCACTTGACGCCGCTGGTCGAGATCCGCGGCGCGGGAGCCGAACCTCTGGCGGCGACGCGGGCGACGGTCGCCGACGTGCGGCGAATTGTCCGCGCCTTGCCGACCGCGGCTCCCTGGCCGTTGCGGGCGGTCCGCAGCTTCGTCGATCGCGGTCGTCGGGCGTCCGCTGATTGCGCTGGCACGACGAACGACTCGCAGTGCGTGATCTCGCCGCTGGCCGACGATCGCATCCAGTCGTTCACCGGTCCGCAGGTGCGGATCGTCACCGAGCATTGCGGCGAGATGGACCCGACGAGCCTGACGGACTATCGCCGCCGCGACGGCTTTACGGCGCTCGAGCGGCGTCTCGCCGAACGGAGCCCGACCGAGATCATCGCCGCCGTCGATGCGAGCGGCCTCCGCGGGCGCGGCGGGGGCGGGTTCCCCACGGGACGCAAGTGGCGCACCGTCGCCGCCGCGGCGGGCGAGAAGATCCTCGTCTGCAACGGCGACGAAGGGGATCCGGGCGCGTTCATGGACCGTATGGTCATGGAGTCCTATCCCTTCCGCGTGTTGGAAGGCATGGCGATCGCCGCCTATGCCGTGGGGGCCGCCACGGCAATGATCTACGTCCGACACGAGTACCCGTTGGCGGTAGAGCGATTGCAGCACGCCGTGGCGGAAATGACCCGAGCAGGGCTCCTGGGGGAGAGAATCGCGGGGAGCGACTTCTCGCTCGCGGTCGAGATTGTCGAAGGGGCCGGGGCGTTCGTCTGCGGCGAAGAGACCGCGCTGTTGGAATCGATCATGGGCCGTCGCGGCACGCCCCGGTATCGTCCCCCCTATCCGGCCGAACGCGGTTTGTGGGACCGTCCCACGTTGGTCAACAACGTCGAAACGTACGCGAACATTCCGTGGATCATGCGTCACGGCCCCGACCGCTTCGCTGCGCTGGGGACGCCGACGAGCAAGGGGACGAAGGTCTTTTCGTTGGCGGGAAAGGTGCGCCGCGGCGGGCTGATCGAGGTGCCCATGGGGCTCACGATCCGGCAGGTCGTCGAGGAGTTGGGCGGCGGCGTCCGTTCGGGCAAGCGGTTCAAGGCGGTGCAAATCGGCGGGCCGTCGGGGGGCTGCATCCCCGCCTCGCTCGCCGAGACGCCGATCGACTACGAAGCGCTCCGCAGCGTCGGCGCCATCATGGGGTCCGGCGGACTGGTCGTTATGGACGACGACGATTGCATGGTCGACGTCGCCCGCTACTTCCTTGAATTCACCCAGCGCGAATCCTGCGGTCATTGCACCTTCTGTCGGCTCGGAACGCGGCGATTGCTGGAGATTCTCGAGCGGATTTGCGCCGGACAGGGGCGCCCGCGCGATCTCGACGAGATCGAGTCGCTGTCAGCGCAAGTCATCGCCGGCAGCCTGTGCGGTTTGGGCAAGACGGCCCCGAATCCCGTGCTGACGACGCTGCGCTACTTCCGCGACGAGTACGAAGCCCACCTCGCCGGGCGCTGTCCCGCGGGGAGGTGCAAAGGGCTGATCCGTTACCACGTGACGCGCCAGTGCGTCGGTTGCACGCTGTGCGCCCAGCACTGCCCGGTCGGGGCGATCCCCGCGACGCCATACCGTCAGCACGTCATCGACGCTGACCGTTGCACGCGGTGCGACGTCTGCCGCACGACATGCCCTGAACATGCGATCGAGGTGCTGTCATGA